In Fundulus heteroclitus isolate FHET01 unplaced genomic scaffold, MU-UCD_Fhet_4.1 scaffold_46, whole genome shotgun sequence, a single window of DNA contains:
- the LOC118560619 gene encoding gastrula zinc finger protein XlCGF8.2DB-like, with protein sequence MCTKGFTQKHYLSKHLRVHSGGKPFICPSCSKSFKNKLSLIVHMRSHTGEKPFPCVTCGRRFAHQISLSLHMKVHAGEKPNECKVCGKCFLTSSHLTCHLRTHTGEKPFSCISCGKGFSQKDNLKRHVNIHRGEKPFSCITCEKAFYQKSQLNAHLKTHSSERPFSCDICGKGFCDSHDLSTHIRIHTGEKPFQCLTCGKRFSQRGNLTIHLRTHTGEKPFECLTCGKSFCQKGNLTAHLSTHISARPYACETCGKAFCDSHDLSTHMRTHSGAKPFQCLTCSKSFNNRFNLIAHMRTHTGERPFQCGTCGKGFCQRGNLNVHMRTHTGEKPFPCPTCGKRFQRKGNLTAHMSTHS encoded by the coding sequence ATGTGCACTAAAGGTTTTACTCAGAAGCATTACTTATCTAAACACCTGAGAGTTCACTCAGGTGGAAAGCCTTTCATATGCCCAAGCTGTAgcaagagttttaaaaataaactcagtTTGATCGTCCACATGAGAAGCCACACTGGTGAGAAGCCGTTCCCTTGTGTGACCTGTGGGAGACGGTTTGCCCACCAGATCAGTTTGAGTCTCCACATGAAAGTTCACGCAGGTGAGAAGCCAAATGAATGCAAAGTGTGTGGCAAGTGTTTCCTCACCAGCAGTCACCTGACATGTCAcctgagaactcacacaggtgagaaacctttCTCATGCATATCCTGTGGGAAAGGTTTCAGCCAGAAAGATAATTTAAAGAGACATGTGAATATCCACAGAGGGGAgaagcctttttcctgtatCACCTGTGAGAAAGCTTTTTATCAGAAAAGTCAGCTAAATGCGCATCTGAAGACTCACAGCAGCGAACGACCGTTTTCTTGTGACATCTGTGGGAAAGGCTTCTGTGACAGCCACGATCTGTCCACTCATATAagaatccacacaggtgagaagcctttccaGTGTCTCACCTGTGGCAAAAGGTTTAGTCAGAGAGGAAATTTAACTATACACTTGAGGACTCATACTGGCGAGAAGCCTTTTGAATGTTTAACCTGTGGCAAGAGTTTTTGTCAGAAAGGTAATTTAACTGCACACCTGAGCACTCACATCAGCGCCAGACCATATGCATGTGAAACCTGTGGGAAAGCCTTCTGTGACAGCCACGATCTGTCCACTCACATGAGAACCCACTCAGGTGCGAAGCCTTTTCAGTGTCTCACCTGTAGCAAAAGTTTTAATAATAGATTTAACCTGATTGCCCAcatgagaacacacacaggagaAAGGCCCTTTCAGTGTGGGACCTGCGGAAAAGGCTTCTGTCAGAGAGGGAATTTAAACGTCCACATGAGGACACACACAGGGGAGAAACCCTTCCCATGTCCGACCTGCGGCAAACGCTTTCAGAGAAAAGGTAATTTAACGGCACACATGAGCACGCACAGTTAG